The window GACCGCCCGCGATTTGATTGCCGTCTACCCCAACCTGCTGATTTTACGGACACTTTCCAAGGGCTTCGGTCTCGCGGGACTCCGTCTGGGTTATATGCTCGGCCAGCCGGAGGTGGTGGCTGAACTCAAAAAAGCCAAACTACCTTTCAGTGTGAACCGCTTTTCGCAGGTGGCTGCCGCGGTACTTTTTCGTCACGCAGATGCCATTAAGAAAAACGTTGCCCTTATTCGTTCGGAGCGGGAACGCCTTTTTCTGGAAATGACCCGCCTGAATAAAATCCGTGTTTTCCCCAGCCGGGCCAATTTTATTCTCTTTGAAAGCCGGGAGCTCCCCATTCAAACGATTTTTGAGGGATTGAAACAGCGGGGCATTCTCATTCGGGATGTGTCCCACTACCCGAAGCTGGAAAAAGCCCTGCGCGTGACCATTGGAAAACCGGAAGAAAATGACCAATTTTTAACTGCGCTAAAGGAAATCGTTGAGAGAGAGCTAAAACCCTTTTAGGGGGATGCCGGAAGGCTGAAAAACACCGAAACGGATTAGGGAAAACCTTTGGTGAAATGGGCAAAAAAACACTTGTAGAGCCGCAAGATTTTGCGGCTCTACAAAGAATAAATTGTTACTTTCCCACAAAAATTCCGGGAAAACCAATTTTACACAGCCTTTCAATCCAAAAAGAAAGGACTTGAACCATGAAAACACGCACCGCCACCGTTACCCGAAAAACACGGGAAACGGACATCGCTTTGAGCCTTACCCTGGACGGTACCGGCCAGGCCACGCTGAAAACCGGAATCGGATTCTTTGACCACATGCTGAACGCCCTGGCCCGAACATCCTTGTTTGATGTAACCGTCCAGGCCAAAGGGGATTTGTACGTGGACCAGCACCACACGATTGAAGATGTGGGCATCGTACTGGGGCAGGCTTTTGCGCAAGCCATTGGCGATCGCGCGGGCATTCGGCGGTTTGCCAACGCCCTGCTCCCCATGGACGAGGCACTTGTCCGGGTGGCGCTGGACATTTCCGGGCGCGCCTTTCTTCACCTGGACGGCGACATTCCGACCAACCCGGCGTTGGGTTTCGACACCCAGATGGTGGAGGAATTTTTCCGCGCCTTTGCGTCCAATGCCTGGCTCACCCCGCACATCGACCTATTGAAGGGCCGCAACACACACCATATCGTGGAA is drawn from Calditrichota bacterium and contains these coding sequences:
- the hisB gene encoding imidazoleglycerol-phosphate dehydratase HisB, translating into MKTRTATVTRKTRETDIALSLTLDGTGQATLKTGIGFFDHMLNALARTSLFDVTVQAKGDLYVDQHHTIEDVGIVLGQAFAQAIGDRAGIRRFANALLPMDEALVRVALDISGRAFLHLDGDIPTNPALGFDTQMVEEFFRAFASNAWLTPHIDLLKGRNTHHIVEAIFKAVGLALRQAVEIDPKIQGVLSTK